One segment of Deinococcus metalli DNA contains the following:
- the infB gene encoding translation initiation factor IF-2: MSKIRIYSLAKEVGVDNHRMLEILDGLGVQYKSVSSTIEEDTVELIKQILAEEGTDATGGQVSDPTPDTEVAGETPEPAAAPQPTPAVQTAAPTPEPAPGQMPSEGRAVPPTPTATAPASPATQGAAATQVEERPTAPAEREVPHRAPVVTIMGHVDHGKTSLLDYIRKTKVAAKEAGGITQHVGAFEAQTSKGRIVFIDTPGHEAFTTIRARGANVADIAIIVIAADDSLMPQTREAIAHAQAAKVPMIVAINKIDLAQADPERVKTDLTQLNLVPEEYGGDLVVVPVSARTGEGVEDLLEYISLTAELEDLRADPKGTFSGVIIEGKVDKQAGVLATVMVQEGTLHIGDFLVVGERYGKIKAMTDTGGGRIKEAGPSTPVQVLGFSDVPESGEKVVSAKNEHAARELVDARAGQRRDAENARVRNRLTLEEMMGPVGTVRTVNLILRADTQGSVEALQGILARKESEDVKINVMFAGIGSPSEADVLLASTAEATILCFSVTAAGGVKKIADSKGVEIKSYRIIYELIDEVDRLIKGTSEPVFEEKYLGRAEVRMVIRHPKSGNIAGSYVTDGSLKRNSKAKVTRGRQVVYEGTIVGLKRFKDDVREVQTGYECGINLDWDDVMEGDIIEASEMVEVTSA; the protein is encoded by the coding sequence ATGTCGAAAATCCGAATCTATAGCCTCGCCAAGGAAGTGGGCGTGGACAATCACCGAATGCTCGAGATCCTCGACGGGCTCGGCGTGCAGTACAAGAGCGTCAGCTCGACCATCGAGGAAGACACGGTCGAACTCATCAAGCAGATCCTCGCGGAGGAGGGTACGGACGCCACCGGCGGCCAGGTGAGCGACCCCACGCCCGACACCGAGGTCGCCGGTGAGACGCCCGAACCCGCGGCGGCACCCCAACCCACGCCTGCGGTCCAGACCGCGGCGCCCACGCCGGAACCCGCGCCCGGCCAGATGCCCAGCGAGGGCCGTGCCGTGCCGCCCACCCCGACCGCCACGGCGCCGGCCAGTCCGGCGACGCAGGGCGCAGCGGCCACGCAGGTCGAGGAGCGGCCCACCGCCCCTGCCGAGCGTGAGGTGCCGCACCGCGCGCCGGTCGTGACGATCATGGGGCACGTCGACCACGGCAAGACGTCGCTGCTGGACTACATCCGCAAGACGAAGGTCGCGGCCAAGGAAGCGGGCGGCATCACCCAGCACGTCGGGGCCTTCGAGGCGCAGACCAGCAAGGGCCGCATCGTGTTCATCGACACGCCGGGCCACGAGGCCTTCACGACCATCCGTGCGCGCGGCGCGAACGTCGCGGACATCGCGATCATCGTGATCGCCGCCGACGACTCGCTGATGCCGCAGACGCGGGAAGCCATCGCCCACGCGCAGGCGGCCAAGGTGCCGATGATCGTGGCGATCAACAAGATCGACCTCGCGCAGGCCGATCCCGAGCGCGTCAAGACCGACCTCACGCAGCTGAACCTGGTGCCGGAAGAGTACGGCGGCGACCTCGTGGTCGTGCCCGTCAGCGCCCGCACCGGCGAGGGTGTCGAGGACCTGCTGGAGTACATCTCGCTGACCGCCGAACTCGAAGACCTGCGGGCCGACCCCAAGGGCACGTTCTCGGGCGTGATCATCGAGGGCAAGGTCGACAAGCAGGCCGGCGTGCTCGCCACCGTGATGGTGCAGGAGGGCACGCTGCACATCGGGGATTTCCTGGTGGTGGGCGAGCGCTACGGCAAAATCAAGGCCATGACCGATACGGGCGGCGGGCGCATCAAGGAAGCCGGCCCGAGCACGCCCGTGCAGGTGCTGGGCTTCAGCGACGTGCCCGAGAGCGGCGAGAAGGTCGTGTCGGCCAAGAACGAGCACGCCGCGCGTGAACTCGTGGACGCCCGCGCCGGTCAACGGCGCGACGCCGAGAACGCCCGCGTCCGCAACCGCCTGACCCTGGAAGAGATGATGGGGCCAGTGGGCACGGTACGCACCGTGAACCTGATCCTGCGCGCCGACACGCAGGGCAGCGTCGAGGCCCTCCAGGGCATCCTGGCGCGCAAGGAGAGCGAGGACGTCAAGATCAACGTGATGTTCGCCGGTATCGGTTCGCCCAGCGAGGCGGACGTGTTGCTGGCGAGCACCGCCGAGGCGACCATCCTGTGCTTCTCGGTGACGGCGGCGGGCGGCGTGAAGAAGATCGCGGACTCCAAGGGCGTGGAGATCAAGTCCTACCGCATCATCTACGAGCTGATCGACGAGGTGGACCGCCTGATCAAGGGCACGTCCGAGCCGGTCTTCGAGGAGAAGTACCTCGGCCGCGCGGAAGTCCGCATGGTCATCCGGCACCCCAAGAGCGGCAACATTGCCGGGTCGTACGTCACGGACGGCAGCCTCAAGCGCAACTCGAAGGCCAAGGTCACCCGCGGCCGGCAGGTCGTGTACGAGGGCACCATCGTGGGCCTCAAGCGCTTCAAGGACGACGTCCGCGAGGTGCAGACCGGCTACGAGTGCGGCATCAACCTCGACTGGGACGACGTGATGGAAGGTGACATCATCGAGGCCAGCGAGATGGTCGAGGTCACCTCGGCCTGA